CGAAGCTTTTGAGGATGTGTATATTGGGCAGCGATCTGTCGAGTGGATTGAGAATATTCCCGGGGATTTTCCCTGGCATTTATTTGTGAGTTTTGTGGGGCCTCACGATCCTTTTGATCCGCCAGCCGAATACGGAGAGAAGTACCGCGATGCAGAGATGCCACCCGCCACGCCTGCAAATTTGCCGGGTAAGCCCGCTTACTTAAAAGATCGCATCAAAGATATGACCCCGGAAAAAATCGCAGAGACCCGACGGCAATATTGCGCGGCAATTGAAGTTATTGACGATCAGATCGGCGAGATGCTCGCGGCAGTGGAACGGCGGGGGATGGCCGATAATACGTATGTTATTTTTTCCAGTGACCACGGAGAAATGCTGGGCGATCACGGTTTGTACACCAAAAGCGTGCCTTACGAAGCATCGGTACATGTTCCCCTCATTATTGCTGGGCCTGGGATTGAAGGCGGTCGCGTCTCAGATGCTCTCGTTGAACTCATTGACATGAATCCAACGATATGTGATCTCGCTGGCGTGCCTCCGCTTTCGGATATCGATGCGCGATCAGTTGGCGCGGTGCTTCGCGGAGAGGCAGAGGAACACCGCACGGAAACCGTAAGTGGCATACAAAATTTCAGGTGTATCCGTACGCGGGAGTACAAATTGGTGGAGAACTACAACGATGTTACGGAACTCTACGATTTGATTGCAGATCCGACAGAAGAACACAATATTGCCGAACAGGAGCCAGAGG
This region of Gemmatimonadota bacterium genomic DNA includes:
- a CDS encoding sulfatase-like hydrolase/transferase translates to MPQTDRPNILFIMDDQHRFDYMGCAGADFVRTPNIDRLAKQGVHFTQCTTNCPVCAPSRIALASGMQPSRLGCVGNNCFLPRSQPTYYQQLRDYNYYVGCVGKLDLAKPDGYNGRDGDRPATYMWGFTHPVECEGKMHAGHSKTPQGPYNHFLEERGLLGAFVDDYTRRSNEGYHASCHDSVLPTEAFEDVYIGQRSVEWIENIPGDFPWHLFVSFVGPHDPFDPPAEYGEKYRDAEMPPATPANLPGKPAYLKDRIKDMTPEKIAETRRQYCAAIEVIDDQIGEMLAAVERRGMADNTYVIFSSDHGEMLGDHGLYTKSVPYEASVHVPLIIAGPGIEGGRVSDALVELIDMNPTICDLAGVPPLSDIDARSVGAVLRGEAEEHRTETVSGIQNFRCIRTREYKLVENYNDVTELYDLIADPTEEHNIAEQEPEVRRELSRRLSARYLEGTWYR